Proteins encoded in a region of the uncultured Paludibaculum sp. genome:
- a CDS encoding ABC transporter permease translates to MSLPTLLHRLLASLQRRRLESELDGEILAHLELAQHEAMARGLTPEEAADEARRHFGGIAQIQEDHRDARTVNWLETVFRDLRLGAASLKRDPVLACITIGVLALGIGANTAMFSLLDATLLRPLPFPEPDRIVRVWETPSSAHRNSVNTLDFLDWQRMNTVFQALAAESSTTATLAADGEPERVPLKLVTAAYFQVFAVNARMGRTFEARDDSSGAEPVLVLSHASWQGRFGGRPDIIGRKVLLDGEPHRVVGVLPPGPFDREQVAMWKPLQFTPSQRTRGFHWLLVAGRLGPSVTIQQANQQMLAIDARLSELSPPWKRDWTVSVDPFREDLVGEKLKRSMYIAFGAVVFVLLIACANVANLLLARGAARAKEMAVRAALGASRGRLVGQLLTETLVLCLAGGVASIAVAHLLLRAAVPLLGDLLPFTAEVGLDLRVLAFAAAIAFSITLAVGLLPSLQTSSHGIASFINQGHRGSSQRQDGLRRTIVSAEVAVSLVLICGALLLLKSLFNLQSVSTGIRTENVITTTVDLPLSAYPTAEQASRFYRDATDRLRALPGMVDASVSSAPPLERVGEGMAILNASRDKWVDIGYKRVSPEYFSTLGIPLLSGRGFTGRDRAGSPPVVVVNQALAARLTEVFGIAAPVGHSLDVVTPDWVKLESKLVSTEIVGIIRSELTGNPAAAEAPVAYIPIDQVPPRHASFVLRTTAESVASVPAIRQVIRTIDPHLAPGEFRTVEQIRQRSLSGASQPASVIAAFAVVALLLAAIGLYGVLAHAVTRQRKELGIRLALGAARGNIVRKVLSEAGSMILVGLFCGLAGVFALTRLMKGILYAVPPLDPAVLAAACLTMALVGLAAAFVPSMRAARLDPVRILREDG, encoded by the coding sequence ATGAGCCTGCCCACCCTCCTCCACCGCCTGCTCGCCTCCCTCCAGCGCCGGCGCCTCGAATCCGAACTCGACGGTGAGATCCTTGCGCACCTGGAACTCGCGCAGCACGAGGCGATGGCCCGTGGCCTCACACCGGAAGAGGCCGCCGACGAGGCACGACGCCACTTCGGCGGCATCGCCCAGATCCAGGAGGACCACCGCGACGCCCGCACCGTGAATTGGCTCGAGACCGTATTTCGGGATCTCCGGCTGGGTGCCGCCTCTCTCAAACGCGACCCCGTCTTAGCCTGCATCACCATCGGCGTACTCGCCCTCGGCATTGGCGCCAACACCGCGATGTTCAGCCTCCTGGACGCCACGCTCCTGCGCCCGCTTCCATTCCCTGAGCCCGATCGCATAGTCCGCGTCTGGGAGACTCCGTCCTCAGCGCATCGCAATTCCGTCAACACCCTCGACTTCCTCGATTGGCAGCGCATGAACACGGTCTTTCAGGCGCTGGCGGCCGAGAGTTCCACGACCGCCACACTCGCGGCCGATGGTGAGCCCGAACGAGTCCCCCTGAAACTGGTGACCGCCGCCTACTTCCAGGTCTTCGCCGTGAACGCGCGGATGGGCCGAACCTTCGAGGCCAGGGATGATTCGTCCGGAGCCGAGCCGGTCCTCGTCCTCAGCCACGCTTCCTGGCAGGGCCGCTTCGGCGGCCGTCCTGACATCATCGGGCGCAAAGTCCTCCTCGACGGCGAACCGCACCGCGTGGTGGGCGTGCTGCCACCTGGCCCCTTCGATCGCGAACAGGTGGCCATGTGGAAGCCTCTTCAGTTCACCCCCTCGCAGAGAACACGTGGCTTCCACTGGCTGCTTGTGGCCGGACGTCTCGGCCCAAGCGTCACCATCCAGCAGGCCAATCAGCAGATGCTCGCCATCGACGCGCGTCTCAGTGAGCTCTCTCCGCCCTGGAAGCGTGACTGGACTGTGAGTGTGGACCCGTTCCGCGAAGATCTCGTCGGCGAGAAGCTGAAGCGGTCGATGTATATCGCCTTCGGGGCCGTAGTTTTTGTACTGCTCATCGCCTGCGCGAATGTGGCGAACCTTCTGCTCGCCCGGGGCGCCGCACGCGCAAAGGAAATGGCCGTCCGTGCCGCGCTCGGCGCCAGCCGGGGCCGCCTCGTTGGCCAGCTTCTCACGGAAACCCTGGTTCTCTGTCTCGCCGGAGGCGTGGCCAGCATAGCCGTTGCCCACCTCCTGCTACGTGCGGCCGTGCCACTGCTCGGCGACCTCCTGCCGTTTACCGCCGAAGTCGGTCTTGACCTCCGCGTGCTCGCCTTTGCCGCCGCCATCGCCTTCAGCATCACCCTGGCCGTCGGCCTGCTGCCCTCTCTCCAGACCTCCTCCCACGGCATCGCTTCGTTCATCAACCAGGGCCACCGCGGCTCTTCCCAGCGGCAGGACGGCCTCCGGCGCACCATTGTCTCCGCCGAGGTTGCGGTCTCCCTCGTTCTCATCTGCGGAGCCCTGCTCCTGCTGAAAAGCCTCTTCAATCTCCAATCGGTCAGCACCGGCATCCGGACTGAAAACGTGATCACGACTACCGTGGATCTCCCCTTGTCCGCATATCCCACTGCGGAGCAGGCATCACGCTTCTACCGCGATGCAACCGACCGTCTACGGGCCTTGCCCGGAATGGTGGACGCGTCCGTCTCCTCCGCGCCGCCGCTGGAGCGGGTTGGCGAGGGCATGGCGATCCTGAATGCATCCCGCGACAAGTGGGTCGACATCGGCTACAAGCGGGTCAGCCCGGAATACTTCTCCACGCTGGGCATCCCTCTTCTCTCCGGCCGTGGTTTCACGGGCCGTGACCGCGCAGGATCTCCGCCCGTGGTGGTGGTCAATCAGGCCCTGGCCGCCAGGCTCACCGAGGTGTTTGGGATCGCTGCCCCCGTCGGCCACTCCCTCGATGTTGTCACTCCGGACTGGGTGAAGCTCGAGTCGAAACTGGTGAGTACGGAGATAGTCGGCATTATCCGCAGCGAGCTGACGGGCAATCCGGCAGCGGCCGAGGCGCCCGTCGCCTACATCCCCATCGACCAGGTGCCCCCGCGCCACGCCAGCTTTGTCCTCCGGACTACAGCGGAGTCCGTCGCCTCGGTGCCGGCCATCCGCCAGGTCATCCGGACGATCGACCCACACCTGGCGCCCGGCGAGTTTCGAACCGTGGAACAAATCCGGCAGCGCAGCCTCAGCGGCGCCTCCCAGCCGGCGTCAGTCATCGCCGCCTTCGCGGTGGTCGCCCTGTTATTGGCGGCCATCGGCCTTTACGGCGTGCTGGCGCATGCGGTCACACGTCAGCGGAAGGAACTCGGCATCCGCCTGGCCCTCGGAGCCGCGCGAGGCAACATTGTTCGCAAGGTATTGAGCGAAGCCGGCTCCATGATCCTGGTGGGCCTGTTTTGCGGCCTCGCGGGCGTCTTCGCGCTCACGCGCCTGATGAAGGGCATTCTCTACGCCGTGCCTCCGCTGGACCCGGCCGTCCTGGCCGCCGCCTGCCTCACCATGGCCCTGGTCGGCCTGGCTGCTGCCTTTGTCCCCTCAATGCGGGCCGCCCGCCTGGACCCGGTGAGAATCCTCCGTGAGGACGGCTGA
- a CDS encoding PadR family transcriptional regulator, which yields MSEPKTDIPYGTLDLLILQTLSTMGAMHGYRLARRMEQVSGDLLRLNQGSIYPALIRLEQARLIATEWSVSETNRKVKVYALTKLGKKRLETEVAKWHETTLLVDRFLEAKP from the coding sequence ATGTCAGAACCCAAGACCGACATCCCTTACGGCACTCTCGACCTCCTCATCCTCCAGACCCTCAGCACCATGGGCGCCATGCACGGCTATCGCCTTGCCCGTCGCATGGAACAGGTCTCCGGCGACCTCCTGCGCCTCAACCAGGGCTCCATCTATCCCGCCCTCATCCGCCTCGAGCAGGCCCGCCTCATCGCTACTGAATGGAGCGTCTCCGAGACCAATCGCAAAGTAAAGGTGTACGCCCTCACCAAGCTCGGCAAAAAGCGCCTGGAAACCGAAGTGGCCAAATGGCACGAAACCACGCTGTTGGTCGACAGGTTCCTGGAGGCCAAGCCATGA
- a CDS encoding carboxypeptidase-like regulatory domain-containing protein — MNPIIIRTAPLLWAFSFAFVASAGVVEISGRVVEAGAGTPIANARVALFRVTPRTIQVPQGWMSQAPSDNTDPDGAAFLANTGDDGSFHFRVSTPALLLPMAYAKGFVVSSDFADRSKVVDIPAGATPAPILLSLDREASLSGRVLDHDTGQPLRGFTVSAHLWANGTGWGGRVAASATTDPSGAYALLGLRAGRYALVAQPPGKPAFGAPMDEQEFPDHVSTGYGRAVYPGAAEFALGAPLDVIRGSTMEKLDFRLRKSQRGAIRGVVSVSGDARGAPFELQLFEDQSTSSSLQFESLARTAASGGAPFLVENLSPGAYALCAYTPQGTRSAPLMGCTNLQLDRGARETADVRPAPGVEVQGALRFVEKPPPANAQGYAMLTLRPVGRPSFWWDIPVSFALATPPGTPFPMAPTMPGRYDVEVNGLPPGLAVAGIRWNGVPVADRRISVDGAAPRAQLELILTAALATLQVTFKDGAKNAGAWVVLVPEATPPERIRWVCRAVHADRDGRAVLTALPPGRYRIAAFPNDGRLLPDLPLDDALRVARVVALGPGEAAQCALP, encoded by the coding sequence ATGAATCCGATCATTATCCGCACCGCGCCATTGCTTTGGGCCTTCTCCTTTGCCTTCGTTGCGTCCGCCGGCGTGGTGGAAATCTCCGGCCGCGTCGTGGAGGCGGGCGCCGGCACCCCGATTGCCAACGCCCGCGTGGCGTTGTTTCGTGTCACGCCCCGGACCATCCAGGTACCTCAAGGCTGGATGTCGCAGGCGCCCTCCGACAATACCGATCCTGACGGCGCGGCCTTCCTCGCCAACACCGGCGACGACGGCAGTTTTCACTTCCGTGTCTCCACCCCGGCTCTGCTGCTGCCGATGGCTTACGCCAAGGGCTTTGTCGTCTCCAGTGACTTTGCCGATCGCTCCAAAGTCGTCGATATTCCCGCCGGAGCCACACCCGCTCCGATTCTCCTCTCTTTGGACCGCGAAGCCTCCCTCTCCGGGCGTGTGCTGGATCACGACACTGGCCAACCGCTTCGCGGCTTCACCGTCAGCGCTCACCTTTGGGCCAATGGGACCGGGTGGGGCGGCCGGGTGGCGGCCTCCGCGACCACCGATCCTTCGGGTGCGTATGCACTCCTGGGGCTCCGGGCCGGACGCTATGCGCTGGTGGCGCAGCCGCCCGGTAAGCCGGCGTTTGGGGCGCCGATGGACGAGCAGGAGTTCCCCGACCACGTCTCCACCGGCTACGGACGGGCTGTCTACCCGGGCGCGGCGGAGTTCGCCCTGGGGGCGCCGCTGGACGTAATTCGCGGTTCCACGATGGAAAAGCTCGATTTCCGTCTCCGCAAGAGCCAGCGCGGCGCGATCCGCGGTGTGGTGTCCGTGTCCGGTGATGCCCGTGGAGCGCCCTTCGAACTCCAACTCTTCGAGGATCAGTCCACCAGTTCGTCGCTGCAATTTGAATCGCTGGCCCGCACCGCCGCGTCGGGTGGGGCTCCATTTCTTGTCGAGAACCTTTCGCCCGGAGCCTATGCCCTCTGCGCCTACACACCGCAGGGCACGCGCTCCGCTCCGCTGATGGGCTGTACGAATCTCCAGCTGGACCGCGGCGCTCGCGAAACCGCTGACGTCCGGCCGGCCCCGGGCGTGGAAGTACAGGGCGCTCTTCGTTTCGTGGAGAAGCCACCGCCCGCCAATGCCCAAGGCTATGCGATGCTCACTCTCCGGCCGGTGGGGCGCCCTTCCTTCTGGTGGGACATCCCCGTGAGCTTTGCTCTCGCCACACCGCCCGGTACCCCTTTCCCCATGGCGCCCACCATGCCGGGACGCTACGACGTGGAAGTCAATGGATTGCCCCCCGGTCTCGCCGTGGCCGGCATTCGCTGGAACGGCGTCCCCGTTGCCGACCGTCGCATCTCCGTCGACGGCGCCGCGCCACGGGCGCAATTGGAACTCATCCTGACGGCTGCGTTAGCCACCTTGCAGGTCACATTCAAAGACGGAGCGAAGAACGCTGGCGCCTGGGTGGTCCTTGTGCCCGAGGCGACTCCGCCGGAACGGATCCGCTGGGTGTGCCGCGCCGTCCATGCCGACCGCGACGGGCGCGCCGTCCTCACCGCTCTGCCACCCGGGCGCTACCGGATCGCCGCCTTCCCGAACGACGGGCGTCTGCTGCCGGACCTCCCGTTGGACGATGCGTTGCGGGTGGCCCGCGTCGTTGCCCTCGGGCCCGGCGAAGCCGCCCAGTGCGCATTGCCGTGA
- a CDS encoding alcohol dehydrogenase catalytic domain-containing protein, which yields MRSVPLVAPKRLELIEAPLPDGPRSGELLVKMRAVGLCGSDLHWWAEGRIHAGQAKYPQVLGHEPVGEVVEVGAGVHGYKVGDRVSLEPSITCGHCEHCIAGRHNLCRTSKFMGGPEEQGCLRDYCVVPAHNADPIPGSLTWHQATLMEPVAVWVHTYELAPVRLGDTVAVMGTGSIGLLGIAMAKQAGAEMVLACDRVPHRLELAKAMGADVALNLTEGDFRDAVMQKTHGRGVDIVFDAAGDPRTINLGIQCARDGGRFVLIGIPVPLQFDVDLHTAMSKELNIQVMKRSNHKGRAAGALLAGGRIPTSLITHVLPLAQAQHGFEMLHEYSDGVGKLIYDFTL from the coding sequence ATGCGAAGCGTTCCACTTGTCGCCCCGAAGCGTCTCGAACTCATCGAAGCACCTCTCCCCGACGGCCCGCGTTCCGGCGAACTTCTCGTCAAAATGCGGGCCGTTGGTCTCTGCGGCTCCGATCTCCACTGGTGGGCCGAAGGCCGCATCCACGCCGGTCAGGCTAAGTACCCCCAGGTCCTGGGCCATGAGCCCGTCGGCGAAGTGGTCGAGGTGGGCGCCGGAGTCCACGGCTACAAGGTCGGCGATCGCGTCAGCCTGGAACCCTCCATCACCTGCGGCCACTGCGAACACTGCATCGCCGGCCGCCACAACCTCTGCCGCACCTCCAAATTCATGGGCGGCCCGGAGGAGCAGGGCTGCCTGCGCGACTACTGCGTCGTACCGGCCCATAACGCCGATCCCATCCCCGGCTCCCTCACCTGGCACCAGGCCACGCTCATGGAACCGGTGGCCGTCTGGGTCCACACCTACGAACTCGCGCCCGTCCGCCTCGGCGACACCGTGGCCGTCATGGGCACGGGCTCCATCGGGCTGCTCGGCATCGCGATGGCCAAGCAGGCAGGAGCCGAGATGGTGTTGGCTTGCGACCGAGTCCCCCACCGCCTGGAACTCGCCAAGGCGATGGGCGCCGACGTGGCCCTCAACTTGACCGAAGGCGACTTCCGCGACGCCGTCATGCAGAAGACCCACGGCCGCGGCGTCGACATCGTCTTTGATGCGGCCGGCGACCCGCGCACCATCAACCTCGGCATCCAGTGCGCGCGCGATGGCGGCCGCTTCGTCCTCATCGGCATCCCGGTGCCGCTGCAGTTCGACGTCGACCTCCACACAGCCATGTCGAAGGAACTGAACATCCAGGTGATGAAGCGCTCCAACCACAAGGGCCGCGCCGCCGGAGCACTACTGGCCGGTGGACGCATCCCCACCAGCCTCATCACCCATGTGCTACCGCTGGCACAGGCGCAGCACGGCTTCGAGATGCTGCACGAGTACTCCGACGGTGTCGGCAAACTGATCTACGATTTCACGCTATGA
- a CDS encoding rhamnulokinase family protein has protein sequence MSHYVAIDLGAESGRAMLGTLADRRLQLEELHRFLNEPVRLPDGLYWDAFRLFRDIREGLRKAGRERNLKLDGIAVDTWGVDYGLLDANGELVVNPRHYRDPRNNAAYDAALAAAGKENIFEQTGLQFMALNSLYQLYAAKLAGSPGLRAAEKLLFMPDLLSYWLCGSKKNELTIASTSQFYNPTLRRWSTELLETLGLPTHILGDIVPPGTRLGSLLDDLQDTCGLGETPVFATAGHDTAAAVAAVPATGDRPWCYISSGTWSLMGVEIDEPIVTPKALELTLTNEIGVEGKTRLLKNIAGLWLVQECRRAWLLEGKEYSYTELTKLAAEAAPFAAVLDPDQFLEPGHMPERIAAYCRKTGQNVPEGLGGYVRVCLESLAFRYRQVLESLESLVGHRIEVIHIVGGGSKNALLNQFVASATGRTVIAGPTEATAAGNILVQAIGAGEVKDLKELREVVRNSFELETYEGKPDPAWDRAYQRYVKVRGS, from the coding sequence ATGAGTCACTACGTCGCAATCGACCTGGGCGCCGAGAGCGGTCGCGCCATGCTGGGCACGCTCGCTGACCGGCGCCTGCAACTGGAAGAGTTGCACCGCTTCCTGAACGAGCCCGTACGCCTGCCCGACGGCCTGTACTGGGACGCCTTCCGTCTCTTTCGCGACATCCGCGAAGGGCTGCGCAAGGCCGGCCGGGAACGCAATCTGAAGCTCGATGGCATCGCCGTCGATACGTGGGGTGTCGACTACGGCCTGCTCGACGCGAACGGTGAGCTGGTGGTGAATCCCCGCCACTACCGGGACCCGCGCAACAACGCCGCCTACGACGCGGCCCTGGCCGCCGCCGGCAAGGAGAACATCTTCGAGCAGACCGGCCTCCAGTTCATGGCGCTGAACTCGCTCTACCAGCTCTACGCCGCCAAGCTCGCCGGCTCCCCCGGCCTGCGCGCCGCCGAGAAGCTGCTCTTCATGCCGGACCTGCTCAGCTACTGGCTCTGCGGTTCGAAGAAGAACGAGCTGACCATCGCCAGCACCTCGCAGTTCTACAACCCAACTCTCCGCCGCTGGTCCACGGAACTGCTGGAGACGCTCGGCCTGCCCACACACATCCTGGGTGACATCGTGCCTCCTGGCACTCGCCTGGGCAGCCTGTTGGACGACCTGCAGGACACCTGCGGCCTCGGCGAGACGCCGGTCTTTGCCACCGCGGGTCACGACACGGCGGCAGCCGTGGCCGCGGTGCCCGCCACCGGCGACCGGCCCTGGTGCTACATCAGCTCCGGCACCTGGTCCTTGATGGGTGTCGAGATCGACGAGCCCATTGTCACGCCCAAGGCCCTGGAATTGACCCTCACGAACGAGATCGGCGTCGAGGGCAAGACCCGCCTGCTGAAGAACATCGCCGGCCTCTGGCTAGTGCAGGAGTGTCGCCGCGCGTGGCTGCTGGAAGGCAAGGAGTACAGCTACACTGAGCTCACGAAGCTGGCCGCCGAGGCCGCGCCGTTCGCCGCCGTCCTGGATCCGGACCAGTTTCTGGAACCGGGCCACATGCCGGAGCGTATCGCGGCCTACTGCCGCAAGACCGGCCAGAACGTGCCGGAAGGGTTGGGCGGCTACGTCCGCGTCTGCCTCGAGAGCCTCGCCTTCCGTTACCGGCAGGTATTGGAGAGCCTGGAATCGCTGGTGGGCCACCGCATCGAGGTCATCCACATCGTGGGCGGCGGCTCGAAGAACGCCCTCTTGAACCAGTTCGTCGCCTCGGCCACCGGCCGTACCGTAATCGCCGGACCGACCGAAGCAACCGCCGCCGGCAACATCCTCGTCCAGGCCATCGGCGCCGGAGAGGTGAAGGACCTGAAGGAGCTGCGCGAAGTGGTCCGCAACTCCTTCGAACTCGAGACCTACGAAGGCAAGCCCGACCCCGCCTGGGACCGGGCCTACCAGCGCTATGTGAAGGTGAGGGGGAGCTGA
- a CDS encoding transposase, with product MPRSARLIAPGVAHHITQRGVDRQSVFHSRRDRLTYLRLLREQAAVSKLPILAYHLMSNHTHLIAVPHEVPVLAEVMLRVHGRYAQYLNARRGRCGHLWQNRFDSCPLGASHL from the coding sequence ATGCCTCGATCCGCTCGATTGATTGCGCCAGGTGTAGCGCATCACATTACCCAACGTGGTGTCGACCGCCAGTCGGTGTTCCATTCCCGCCGTGACCGGCTGACATACCTGCGCTTGTTACGCGAACAGGCGGCGGTGAGCAAGCTCCCGATTCTGGCTTATCACCTGATGTCCAATCACACACACCTGATTGCCGTGCCGCACGAGGTGCCGGTCCTGGCCGAAGTGATGCTGCGTGTGCACGGCCGGTACGCACAGTATTTGAACGCTCGCCGGGGTCGGTGTGGGCACCTTTGGCAGAACCGTTTCGATTCCTGTCCGTTGGGCGCATCGCACCTGTAA
- a CDS encoding sigma-70 family RNA polymerase sigma factor codes for MAWQSSDRTAAFEQIMLRHERMVLRVALRMLGRLEDAQDLSQEVFLRLYKHFHQIDEERGLTSWLYRTTMNACFDQLRVRKPTEPIDWEPPVAAAQQTDMEQAERRRLMAEGLTILAERERAAVILREIEGLDTAEVAGILGTTEVTVRSQISTAKGKLKAFVERRMR; via the coding sequence ATGGCCTGGCAGAGCTCGGACCGGACTGCTGCATTCGAGCAGATCATGCTCCGGCACGAGCGCATGGTGCTGCGCGTGGCACTGCGCATGCTCGGCCGTCTGGAAGATGCCCAGGACCTCTCACAGGAGGTGTTCCTGCGGCTCTACAAACATTTCCACCAGATTGACGAAGAACGGGGCCTGACGAGTTGGCTCTACCGGACCACCATGAACGCCTGCTTCGATCAGTTGCGCGTCCGCAAGCCGACAGAGCCCATCGATTGGGAGCCTCCGGTAGCGGCAGCGCAGCAGACCGACATGGAGCAGGCGGAACGCCGGCGTCTGATGGCCGAAGGCCTCACGATTCTGGCCGAACGGGAACGGGCGGCCGTGATCCTGCGCGAGATCGAAGGGCTCGACACGGCGGAAGTGGCCGGAATTCTGGGCACCACGGAGGTGACGGTGCGCAGCCAGATTTCGACAGCCAAAGGCAAGCTGAAGGCCTTTGTGGAGAGGAGAATGCGATGA
- a CDS encoding transposase translates to MAYHITQHGTARQFALRTRADCLVYLDLPSEQAAFAEVVILACCLMSNHIHLIAVPHEVPVLAEVMQRVHGRYAQYLNARRGRCGHLWQNRFNSCPLGASHLWAALRYVEMNPVRAGLATDPRSYEWSSAEAHLSGEDPARIAEMSLWRAAGAAPAWARLLNEPEVEIELKALRRATHSGQPFGDQAFREEMHAQRAMLWAKVAGELAPARDVEVLRARS, encoded by the coding sequence ATGGCGTACCACATCACCCAGCACGGAACCGCGCGCCAGTTCGCTCTTCGCACACGAGCGGATTGCCTCGTCTACCTCGACCTTCCGAGTGAACAGGCCGCATTCGCCGAAGTCGTAATTCTGGCCTGTTGCCTGATGTCCAATCACATCCACCTGATTGCCGTGCCGCACGAGGTGCCGGTCCTGGCCGAAGTGATGCAGCGTGTGCACGGCCGATACGCGCAGTATCTGAACGCTCGCCGGGGTCGTTGTGGGCACCTCTGGCAGAACCGGTTCAATTCCTGTCCGTTGGGCGCATCGCATCTGTGGGCGGCCTTGCGCTATGTGGAAATGAACCCGGTTCGGGCCGGACTGGCGACAGACCCGCGGAGCTATGAATGGTCCAGCGCTGAGGCTCATCTATCAGGGGAAGATCCCGCGCGGATTGCGGAGATGTCGTTGTGGCGCGCGGCGGGTGCCGCTCCAGCTTGGGCGCGTCTGTTGAATGAACCGGAAGTGGAAATCGAGCTAAAAGCGCTGCGCCGTGCGACACACTCTGGTCAGCCGTTTGGGGATCAGGCGTTTAGGGAGGAAATGCACGCGCAACGGGCTATGCTTTGGGCAAAGGTGGCCGGAGAGTTGGCCCCAGCGAGGGACGTTGAGGTACTGAGAGCCAGATCGTGA